The Metopolophium dirhodum isolate CAU chromosome 4, ASM1992520v1, whole genome shotgun sequence DNA window TAGGTTCTATAAGTTTAGAATAGcattattttacattcaaaaatttaaaaaaaataataactattattattaatttacctcTAAGTACAGAATCAATTTTATTGTAGTACACccaaattacttttttattccTGTTTGTTCGCATTCTGTTTTTGTTGTAACGGTTTTTCAGTGTACGCCATTTATTGTCACAAGCTCTGGGAGTATAATTAAAACCATTCTGAGCCATTTCTTCAGATATTCTTTTCCATATCAAGAGCTTTTCACCAGTTGCAGCATTCATAAACTTTTCTTTATGATTATCAAAGCAATCTATCAAGCACATAGTTGAGTCCATACTCCAGGAAACTATAAACATTAAGTTGAAATATCAACACACCTAAAAAGTATAATTGGAGTAATTGGCATTATACAACTTACTACTTTCAGCAGGTACACCAAGTAACCTGTCTAAATCGTGATAGTAATGCCACTTTACACTGTTAACTcctaattgtttgtatttttctcTTCTTTTTACATAGTTTGCTTTTAAGAGACGCCATTTACGATCACATACTAGACCAGAATAGTTGTGACCATTTTGGCGTAACTGATTACTTATTTCATTCCAAAGTAAACGTTTTTTGCCTTGTGGAGCCAACAAGAATCGTGGGCGGTAAAGACCCCATAACTCAATCAAACATTTGGTTGCTTGTTCTGTCCATATGTCTGTATTACctgagtattttttttaggattgAATCacaaaaaacttattaaaatattgttttgatgtTTTACCAATAGGAGGGAGTTCAATAGGTTCTTCCTCATTATTTTCAATGGTTTCATCAACAACATGTATGTTGTTATAAGCTTCATTTTCCTTTTTAATGTCATCTAGCTCATCTTCATCAATTAATGATACCGTAATTATATCATTAAGTTCTGGagctatagaaaaataataaaagtttattttaatgcTATTTAGATGTATTATAATCAGCTTTCTTACATCCCTCTggagtgtttttaaaaatgttgtccaTATCCTTAAAATAACACCATTTAATGTATTCTGTTCCATATTTAATAGCCCTTTGCTTATTCTTTTTATaggtcatttttaaattacgccATTTATCGTTACAATTATTAGCTGAATATTGATATCCTAACTGTGAAAACTGATGTGCAATATCTTGCCATAACAAATGTTTTTCTCCTTGATTGGCAGCTGAAAATTTCTTTCTGTGTTTACCGTACAATCGAATCAATTCCTTGGTTGATTCGATTGTCCATGG harbors:
- the LOC132942407 gene encoding uncharacterized protein LOC132942407 isoform X1, encoding MVNDTDYRQLNINADTMLENDYEPGNLFLNFIYTNSNVSVNEQEGNNFDSYENNEAVQEIFDTDINIEQSSNVWDDISIRYLIYCWSQLRDQFANCPDKNKKTLWEHVSERLAEHGFYFDAQTCDTKWRSLKKIYMYNKTRNSKKDNKHPVTWNHYSEMDKAIKGIPYEISDIENDDDNDDIDNNGQNEDDDDLTRENRDSVGEYENADSSRRYVDKCPWTIESTKELIRLYGKHRKKFSAANQGEKHLLWQDIAHQFSQLGYQYSANNCNDKWRNLKMTYKKNKQRAIKYGTEYIKWCYFKDMDNIFKNTPEGSPELNDIITVSLIDEDELDDIKKENEAYNNIHVVDETIENNEEEPIELPPIGNTDIWTEQATKCLIELWGLYRPRFLLAPQGKKRLLWNEISNQLRQNGHNYSGLVCDRKWRLLKANYVKRREKYKQLGVNSVKWHYYHDLDRLLGVPAESISWSMDSTMCLIDCFDNHKEKFMNAATGEKLLIWKRISEEMAQNGFNYTPRACDNKWRTLKNRYNKNRMRTNRNKKVIWVYYNKIDSVLREPNKNVVRDESDNSDINNHSNEANELDEHNYIRTSKPSCYNKTNCITELQTMFRLRNKEFDERLKEMEENLNSREKVFEGLQQQMLEHLKRSNELETQKLRLLEQLVLRLPPHIP
- the LOC132942407 gene encoding uncharacterized protein LOC132942407 isoform X2 encodes the protein MVNDTDYRQLNINADTMLENDYEPVSVNEQEGNNFDSYENNEAVQEIFDTDINIEQSSNVWDDISIRYLIYCWSQLRDQFANCPDKNKKTLWEHVSERLAEHGFYFDAQTCDTKWRSLKKIYMYNKTRNSKKDNKHPVTWNHYSEMDKAIKGIPYEISDIENDDDNDDIDNNGQNEDDDDLTRENRDSVGEYENADSSRRYVDKCPWTIESTKELIRLYGKHRKKFSAANQGEKHLLWQDIAHQFSQLGYQYSANNCNDKWRNLKMTYKKNKQRAIKYGTEYIKWCYFKDMDNIFKNTPEGSPELNDIITVSLIDEDELDDIKKENEAYNNIHVVDETIENNEEEPIELPPIGNTDIWTEQATKCLIELWGLYRPRFLLAPQGKKRLLWNEISNQLRQNGHNYSGLVCDRKWRLLKANYVKRREKYKQLGVNSVKWHYYHDLDRLLGVPAESISWSMDSTMCLIDCFDNHKEKFMNAATGEKLLIWKRISEEMAQNGFNYTPRACDNKWRTLKNRYNKNRMRTNRNKKVIWVYYNKIDSVLREPNKNVVRDESDNSDINNHSNEANELDEHNYIRTSKPSCYNKTNCITELQTMFRLRNKEFDERLKEMEENLNSREKVFEGLQQQMLEHLKRSNELETQKLRLLEQLVLRLPPHIP